The Chryseolinea soli nucleotide sequence TTGATCACCGGTGCGGCCGGGCAGATGCCGTATTCGCCATAGTTCTCGCGGTTTTCAAGGCCGAAGTAGTTGATGTAACCGCCGATGTAAAGTTTAGTAGGTGAAAGGGTGATGGACTCGACGTCGTAGCCTCCCTCGCCGCCATCGCCATTGTCGGGCACCCAGTTGTTGAGTGCGCCGGTGGCCAAAGAGAAGGAGCACAATCCCGGCCGATTCGAAAGCGATTTTCCAACGTAACTGAAATATCCAGACACGTACAGATCGGTGGCACTCAAGGCTACATCGGTAACCCGGCCGCCAAAAAGGGTGTCCCAAGGAAGTGTATTTCCCGTGCTGAGATCCAGCGCGGCAATGCCCGCGTCCCGAACCTGTCCGCCGATGCCATTGGCAAAATCGCCCACGACGTAAGCAGCATTGGGAGCCACTCGGATCTTGCGCACCTCGCCGTTGCTCTTCGGTGCCCACGGCAATACCGAACCACTGGTGGCATCGATGGCCGCGAGATTGCCGCGCGCATTGTTGCCCCCGACGAGACTAAAGGATCCCGCAGCATAGACGGTGTTGCCTACGATGTCGATGGAGTTCACGACTTGATCGATGGTCTTGCCATCGCCAACGGAGGGGTTCCACGCATTGGCTGCACCTGTGGTCAGGTCGACCGCCGCAAGACCAAAGCGTACCGTGTTGGCGTTGTTGACCGACCTGAACCGGCCGGCCACATACAGCAGGTTGTCTTTGATGCGAATGTTGTAGACCTCCGCGTTAGGATCTCCGACACTCAGGCCGTCGACCGACGGATCCCATGGCAATAAAGCGCCGGTGGTGAGGTCGAATGCAGCCAAGTTGTTGCGTGTAGCCCTGCCGATGAGATTGAAGCGCCCGCCGATGTACAGCTTATTGCCGGTTACAGCGATGGTGTTGATGTTGCCACCGCCACTCAGGTCGATGGGAAACGGCCATGCCTCGTGCGTGGCATCGCTCAGGAGCGCGAAGCCGGAACGGTCGAGCCAGTTGAAGCCATTCATGTAGCCGCCTACGAAGACGGCCGACGCTGTGGGCGCTATCGCATTGGTATAGGATGTGTTGGGTCTCGGTGCCCAGTTTGTAACGTTCACGGTGCTCACATTAGAGATATCGACAGCCGCGGCGCCATAGCGCTCAACCCCAGCGACATAGTCAAAATAGCCGGACAGGTAAAGGGTGTTGCCGGAAAGGGCGAGCTTATAAATGGATGTGCCCGCCATCGCAGGGTCCCAGGGTAGCAACGAAGCTTTGCCCCTGTCGAGCGCCACCAGGGTGGTTCTCGGCGTGCCGTTGACGGTGTCAAAATACCCGGCAACGAATACCACATTGGTTGTGACCTCGATGTCGTATATATAAACTTGGTAAGGCGTGATCGAGAGCTTGGCATCCCAGCCCGTAAGGGCACCGGTGGTGATGTTAAACTGGGCCAGGGAGGCGCGCGCCACGCCACCCACCGTCAGAAAATAGCCCGCGATATAAATATTGCTCGCATCTATTTTGAGGGCGTACACATAGGGTGTCGATGAGCCCGCCAGGACGGGCGCCCAACTTGTGGCGACTCCGGTCGATGCATCGATGGCTGCCACGCCTGTCCGGGCGACGACGCCAATATTACTGAAGTATCCGCCTACGTATACCGTAGTACCCGTTACGGCAAGGGCGTAGACAACATTGTCTGGTGCGGGGTTCCAGGCGTTTAGTGCACCCGTAGTGGTGTTG carries:
- a CDS encoding PQQ-binding-like beta-propeller repeat protein; protein product: MTAATPTSRRLVTFLAALFFTFRLLAQSGDHLQDNWIPNSGVNRVEYSNGYTMLSGYFTQVGPYQGGGVATDPTTGAVDTAMPKVHGSVEEAISDGSGGWYIAGYFEAIDTVRIQHLAHIKSDKTVDRTWKPNPDGGVQVLSLSGNTLYVGGSFTLIAGQSRKNLVSFNTTTGALNAWNPAPDNVVYALAVTGTTVYVGGYFSNIGVVARTGVAAIDASTGVATSWAPVLAGSSTPYVYALKIDASNIYIAGYFLTVGGVARASLAQFNITTGALTGWDAKLSITPYQVYIYDIEVTTNVVFVAGYFDTVNGTPRTTLVALDRGKASLLPWDPAMAGTSIYKLALSGNTLYLSGYFDYVAGVERYGAAAVDISNVSTVNVTNWAPRPNTSYTNAIAPTASAVFVGGYMNGFNWLDRSGFALLSDATHEAWPFPIDLSGGGNINTIAVTGNKLYIGGRFNLIGRATRNNLAAFDLTTGALLPWDPSVDGLSVGDPNAEVYNIRIKDNLLYVAGRFRSVNNANTVRFGLAAVDLTTGAANAWNPSVGDGKTIDQVVNSIDIVGNTVYAAGSFSLVGGNNARGNLAAIDATSGSVLPWAPKSNGEVRKIRVAPNAAYVVGDFANGIGGQVRDAGIAALDLSTGNTLPWDTLFGGRVTDVALSATDLYVSGYFSYVGKSLSNRPGLCSFSLATGALNNWVPDNGDGGEGGYDVESITLSPTKLYIGGYINYFGLENRENYGEYGICPAAPVINSSADGTPLTTPTPLAGSTIQWYRNNVAISGATTATLPINVYENAVYAVEVTYFGCVGRSIDYTYLITGAEKQSLWSLYPNPVRDELNVHLKEAAPSVTFTINDITGRPMKVIQGSGQEHVLSLRDLPAGPYVLMIDIGAQKQAHKIIKVN